One part of the Rattus rattus isolate New Zealand chromosome 14, Rrattus_CSIRO_v1, whole genome shotgun sequence genome encodes these proteins:
- the LOC116883637 gene encoding cathepsin M-like, with the protein MTPAVLLAMLCFRMVLSSPAPDPVLDAEWQKWKIKYEKTYSLEEEGQKRAVWEENMKKIKLHNGENGLGKHGFTMEMNAFGDMTIEEFRKLMIEIPIPTIKKDNSVQKRQAVNVPNFINWRKRGYVTPVRRQGRCNSCWAFSVAGAIEGQMFRKTGQLIPLSVQNLVDCSRPQGNLGCSLGNTYFALQYVKENGGLESEATYPYEGKEGSCKYHPDNSTASIAGIEFVPKNEHALMNAVATLGPISVAIDARHESFLFYRNGIYHEPKCNSSVVTHSMLLVGYGFVGEESDGRKYWILKNSMGNKWGNRGYMKIAKDQGNHCGIVTYALYPRV; encoded by the exons ATGACTCCTGCTGTGTTGCTGGCCATGCTGTGCTTCAGAATGGTCTTATCTTCACCAGCACCTGATCCCGTTTTGGATGCTGAATggcagaaatggaaaataaaatatgaaaaaacataCAGCCTG gaggaagaaggacagaagagagcagtatgggaagaaaatatgaaaaagatcAAACTGCACAATGGGGAGAATGGCCTAGGGAAGCATGGTTTCACCATGGAAATGAATGCCTTTGGTGACATG aCAATTGAAGAATTCAGGAAATTAATGATTGAAATCCCAATCCCAACCATCAAGAAAGACAACAGTGTACAGAAACGTCAGGCTGTTAACGTGCCCAACTTTATAAACTGGAGGAAGAGAGGCTATGTTACCCCTGTGCGGAGACAG GGAAGATGTAATTCTTGTTGGGCTTTTTCTGTGGCTGGTGCCATAGAAGGACAGATGTTCCGGAAAACAGGTCAACTGATCCCTCTGAGTGTACAGAACCTGGTGGACTGCTCTAGACCTCAAGGCAACCTGGGCTGTTCTTTAGGCAATACATACTTTGCATTGCAGTatgtgaaggaaaatggaggtcTGGAATCTGAGGCAACCTATCCATATGAAGGAAAG GAAGGATCCTGCAAGTACCATCCTGATAATTCTACTGCTAGTATCGCAGGCATTGAGTTTGTCCCAAAGAATGAGCATGCATTAATGAATGCTGTGGCGACACTAGGGCCCATTTCTGTTGCAATTGATGCAAGGCATGAATCCTTCTTGTTCTATAGAAATG GTATATATCATGAGCCAAAGTGCAATAGTTCTGTTGTCACACATTCTATGTTACTGGTTGGCTATGGCTTTGTAGGAGAAGAATCAGATGGCAGGAAGTACTGGATTCTTAAGAACAG CATGGGAAATAAATGGGGCAACAGAGGCTATATGAAGATTGCCAAAGACCAGGGTAACCACTGTGGAATTGTTACATATGCCCTTTATCCAAGGGTGTGA